AATTATTATATGGGGCAAGGTATTATACATTAGCTGTTGATATGTGGTCTGTTGGGTGTATTTTCGGCGAACTACTCAACAAATCGCCACTGTTTGCAGTAAGATTCCGGATATCAATatctcttacaaggagaggacaccatgaggcacccttcgattttgatgagaaaatatgtcgaaaataagtaaataggtgtccgagcgtttctgccaatgggccttaataatagaaatatttacatgtaaattattaaaaatttagggttttagtgggtaaaaatcccacactaccctggcgcccgcggaagattcccttctggaggcgtcgggatcCCCTTTTGAACATGTCTTCTTccgaataatttccatgtaaatatctctattattaaggcccattggcagaaacgctcggacacctatttacttattttcgacatagattcatcgtgccaaggctcatcaaaatcgatgggtgcctcatggtgtcctccccttgttagtattatttgtaaaaagtaaaatttctcCAAAGATACGAACTTACAGGGAGAAACTGATATCAAACAATTAGCTATAGTACTAAAATATTTGGGATCACCCACGCCAGAAACATGGCCGGAGTTAAGTACATTGCCTGATTTTAACAAAATCACATTCCCATATCAAAAAGGGATAACATGGGACTGCATCATTGAGGATGCTGAGCCTGAAGCTATTGATCTAATTAGTAAAATTCTTATATACAATTCATCTAATAGATTGGCAGCTAGTGAAGTGGGTAACAAAATAATCACCACAACTGAAATTAATGACCGTAActgatatatttttcatttcaggcGTTACGTCACTTATATTTTCACACCAAGCCGTACCCTTGTACAGAAAATTTGATAAAACCATCGAGCAGTCATCGCAGTCAAATAAGACAGAAAGAAATTGATATAAATATACCAGTTACCCtactttttgaaaaattattaaccATTGCTTAGTttatgtatcttaatatataaagcagaaagcttctatatgtttgtgtgttggaactctgggatcacgaaatgtgcctcagctcattatgcctgacgaATCCAGcggaatgtgaccattttcacacgaaaaaaataatttttttttttataaaatcagaatctaaattttgagcgaagccgagtagtaaagctagtaactgTATAAGTAGTAAATTAGTAAGTTACATAAATACAGCATTTATTCGTTAAGAGCACATGACATTGAGGGCATGGGGAAAGCTCATAGCGCGTGCTGACTTGTCGCTACTATCTTGCTAAAGGCGAGAACAAGTCACAGGGACTGAAGACAAGCATACGATAATCGTCAAACGATACGAAATAGACGAAATATGACACTCTAACTCAGTCCGTCTTTTCAGCTCCTGACACACTATACTTCGCATACTCCGCCCCCCATGTGAGACTATGCGTATTTTCTTTATATGTACACCGCTTATTCCCTGAGAGCTCGCCTCAACGATTCAAATTATGCTTTAAACATTTCTGGTATCTCTAAAAAGAAAGGAGATATTTAGGTGGCCTTCTTCAAGTGGTACACCCTGCATGTTCCAACCTCAGAGGTGAACTCCGAAGAGGTGAAGTTAGGTCCCGGATCGAACAGAATATCCCGTGTATTTTTCTTAGTAATGCCCTTATTATTAGCTGCTCAATATTCGGTGGTCAAACACGGAGTGAAACAATGTATCATACCTCGTCTGTTTCGTACGATTTCTCGCTTGCGTTCCCGTTTGCAAGGCGGGAGTCAAGCAGAAATAGTGGAGATCGCAACGCGTTTATAATGCAAAGACCAAAACGAGCTCATAGCGAAACAATACTGTATTGAGAACAATGCAGTAATCAAGTACTTCTGTATCTTTAAAAGTATGTTGAGGGCAATCATTAAAAGAGTATTCAGTTATTTTTTtggtattaattatttattaatcgtaATATTCCTGTTACTTATGTATTCTTATAAAATGCATGAAATACTTTAAAAACTTCATTATTATACCCTTCAAGGTATGGTCTCCCGTTTTCATattcagcttttcgatataatttcatGGATGGCGAAGACCACCAGAAGTTTCTGTTCCCCTCTGCATTATCAATAGTTAAGGAGTTAAGCTGGTACACAGAGAAATGAAAACTCTGCCCATCGGACTGAATACATTGCACAACAACAGGTTCTGGTAATTCTTTCACATTCCTTCCAAACCTTTGTCGAGCACAAGCCATAGCTGCAGTAAATGATTTTATCAAGGAACGCGCGTGAATTTGACTTTCAGTAACTGGCAATTCTGTTAAATTCTTAACTTCTTCTGGATCATAATTTACCAATATAGTGTGAGCATTCATTAACGCAGATCTCACGTTGATTgctagaaaataaattatcacatatattaaattttcaaaccGCGCTCGATATATTATGTCAAAATTGAACTTACGATACATATCCTCAGTTTTGTAAGTATTTGTTTGGGATAAACCAATAGTATGATGTAATGGATACAAAATGGGCATATCGAGGTTATTATATGCATTTGCATCTGCTATCGCAGTTAAAGGCTTTAAAGATGTCACCATGAACTCCATTTTCAGGAAAAACTGTAGAAGATCCGATTCTttatctaaaattaaagaaaactcCGTTTTTACTAACATGTACTACACGGGGTGATTGTAGAAACTGGAATACGCTTCTTTTCTAGGCAATGATACAAAAAAATTGCTAGAAAGAAATTTTCAATAGAGCTACAATGTGTCCTAGTCGCTAGATTCATCTTTTATAGCAGGGTTTCTCAAACTATGGTGCGCGTACTACTAGTGGTACGTGGAAGCCTTCCAGGCAGTGTGCGAATGCTTTTCGATTACATTTTGTGTGTGATGAATCAATCAAGCCCATAGCACGTTTCTTTTACACGTTTTAACATTGCTGAAGCGTGGCATACGCATGCTGCACGCAGTATTCCCAATTTTAATTGGTGATACGTCACTGCCCTTGTAGATGTTGAGTGGCACGCAAAAAATAAAGCTTGAGAACCCCTGCTCTAGATATTGATGTtagcaaataaaaaaagtgtaaaatatttaaaaaaaaaaaatacaaatatccAAGTCTCATTGAAATTGGATATTCTCCCGTCACAAGTGTTCTTTGTTACTTTAGAACGACAATTATTAAAATACGAAAGTGACTTTAACTCAAACACAAAAGAAGACAGAACAAACgtttatatgaacttttttTATTGCTTCGCCATTTCTGTGCTTATTTTTTTGTGACATTGTTTAAAGGTTCGGGCACACATATCAATTCCGTGACGGCAGGGCcagtggtaaaaaatatcgtttccctatTTTGAAATGGAGGGTTTCATAATCCAGATCTTAAAACGATTGATATCACAAAATACTTGATTGTGATTAATGAGATATACTCTTATCCACGTCGATTATGTAGAAAAAGTTCTACGTCTGCCGGACTCTTGGCACATAGTGGTTAATGCTTAGTGTATCGTGACCTTTACCACTTCTTATACGGCCGTGCTGATCCCTTTTTAATAGAAGTATTTAATAGAAGAACTACATGTATTCTTAAATTTTGTTGCTGCATTTACTATAAAATAAACTATTTATAACGCAATtcgcattttttcaaaaacgaatAAACGTCCGGTGATTTATAGACAGTAATGTACATAACGCACGATAAGACACCTGAAATGATCACATCAAGTAACATATAAGTTTCATATTGCGTGAGAAAATATTTTGTACAAAGGCTACTCATTGTCAAGAGGGAAATATTCTTAAtcgctttttttttcattttattaatttggCGAACTTTTTAGCTGCATAAATTGTTTGTACCAAAATTCTAGTTTATCTCTCCTAAACCtaataattaacgaaaaataGATAATGGAAATGATGTTCATTAATATCAATACAATGGTTCAATTATTTTAGAAGTCATGAGTACAATAGGGTGGACAACGTAACTcaataaattcaaattattattttttaacgcaCCTTGGTTTAAAGCAGAGTATTTTTTAAgccgaatatttttttaactttgtactttttatgttaaagtacagtgttttacgaatcaaacaaaatttatgaaatatcttccaatccttattaaagttctttaaaaaattgtaacaaaaactcagtcttcatattttcgcaactagcgcctctgtggtaaattttacccagtagcgcctcccgccgagttaaaagtTATTCGAGATGGTGATGGTAAATCTCTCGTCCTATATACGGTGTGTGTTACTAAATAATGATATACAGCCACTCACAGGTTCGTTCACGTAAATATAATATTGTGAAAAATGCTGTCAATTTTATGCTTTTATGTGCGTCAAGTTCCTCTAATTCCAACATACAAAATAAAGCAATCAACGCAATttggatttgtaaatgtgatAGTACTACGCGAAGAACtttgcgagtcactgtacgtgCAATGATAATTTCTCTTTAGTGACATACCTATACACATAGACAGTACCCCGTCATGCACGACTGATCGATTTTGTGCAACGCTTAGTCCAGATAATGATTCACATAGTTGTAAAAACTTTCGCGACAAGTTACGCCTACAATAAGTTCCTGATTTTAAAACAGAGACGTAAAATTAAAGGGATACAGAACAAACAGAATTAAACAATTTGAACTTACATTTTTCTTGTACTTGTTACACCATATACTCTAGGAAATACCCAACTAGGTCTATTAGGATCTTTCAGCTTCGGTAATTTTACTTGTTGTGCATCATATATGTTGGACGTACAAATCattctaaaaaaataaacgaatgatttaataatttaacaaatataCTACTACATTCAAACCCAAacactttaaggggactaggcagtcagaaactcgatttttttgttatatttttaacatcattataccaatagccGATTTCTATGAAGAAAATGAGCAAGGCCAAATCGATCGGTTAAATATTTTCCGAGTCACGTTGTCTGCAAATTGCAAAACTTGTTGTTTtgtgaaaaacgcatttaaaggtTTCTGGTAAACCTGCGTTATCCGCTGCTCCGTGGCAAAACTTGCTATAGcggctttaatttttcgatttttattctGTGCCTTTGGAAGCACATTTTTGTGaggttcaactattgatttatgtaaaaaaaaaatcgattttttttttgacctGCTACACGAGGCTCCACCCTTAACAATAATTAATATACCTTTTTAATAAATCGTCTACATGTTCTGGGATATCAGTTGccatgtttcttattttttcagGAAGCTCATCGTCAACCTTTAACGTGTTCGTTAATAAACATGCTTGTGATATACCTCCTTGAAGAACATCGTGATCTTTATATGTTAAGCAGCTTTTCTCCTTCCAATCAGGGTGCATAGCATCACACATGCCAGGTATTTCTAATCTgatattaaaatagaagaacatgttaattcaattaaattgttttaatatatatttttaatttctgttcatttaatATATGtcgaaatattaatagaatataATTGAGTTTAAACATTATATTAAGTAAAATTAGCAACATTACTTAGAAAATTGTTTTGGCGGTTTTACTACTTCTAGTGCATCTTGTACCGTGAAACCCATAGATGTTAAAACTTCTTTTGCATTCGTTACTGTTATAGATCTATCTCTTTGCGTCTGCCAGAGAGACCGCACTGCTCTACCTATATGTTGTTTACGCAACAATTGTGTAAACTTCATTCTGATTTATCTGAAAAGATTAATTGTAAATctacattttgaaaaataattaaaacgaatttttgttagcttttaaaatagttttgtaTTATTCCGTTcgtattaattttaaactttagaattaattttgatttttcattaACCTCTTACCGCACTCGCCCGAGTTAAGTCGGGTTtaagaaaacgatttttttccgCGCGCCCGAGTTAACTCGTGAGACCAACAACaacataaaacaaaatttgttgtttttttttgttcaagaTTTGTTAATGTTCTTttgtattttaagaaaatacagaatataAAAATTGGGGGGAAAACGACcgcttttgaatttttaattggtGCGTTAAGAGGTTAATAATATTCTGAGGATAAATACTGCATCTATGTTTTAGACAAAAAGCTACGTATTGGtatttttttaacagtaaatTTCA
This region of Andrena cerasifolii isolate SP2316 chromosome 4, iyAndCera1_principal, whole genome shotgun sequence genomic DNA includes:
- the Mrpl37 gene encoding mitochondrial ribosomal protein L37; translated protein: MKFTQLLRKQHIGRAVRSLWQTQRDRSITVTNAKEVLTSMGFTVQDALEVVKPPKQFSKLEIPGMCDAMHPDWKEKSCLTYKDHDVLQGGISQACLLTNTLKVDDELPEKIRNMATDIPEHVDDLLKRMICTSNIYDAQQVKLPKLKDPNRPSWVFPRVYGVTSTRKMRNLSRKFLQLCESLSGLSVAQNRSVVHDGVLSMCIDKESDLLQFFLKMEFMVTSLKPLTAIADANAYNNLDMPILYPLHHTIGLSQTNTYKTEDMYPINVRSALMNAHTILVNYDPEEVKNLTELPVTESQIHARSLIKSFTAAMACARQRFGRNVKELPEPVVVQCIQSDGQSFHFSVYQLNSLTIDNAEGNRNFWWSSPSMKLYRKAEYENGRPYLEGYNNEVFKVFHAFYKNT